One Gossypium arboreum isolate Shixiya-1 chromosome 13, ASM2569848v2, whole genome shotgun sequence genomic window, catttgtttggctcaacttcacctatcttccatttttcatcaaaagaacatgaaacaacaaccatttccttcattttaattcatgactaaatgctcacaacacaactaaaaccaaaatatgcttcaagagttaaggtagaatcaagaagaactcatgaacatcaagatagaagcaaactaccatgaacttaccttcaattttcttcccaagtgaccgaacattcaagagctttctcctctcctttctcttctctaactttaggctatgatgaacaaatatggacaaaactttgttcttttcaccccttttcttttaataaaatttcatatttcatccatttaattctttaatacaaaagacatgaaattctaatcatggaaaatttacctaacccattatcatgaaacatttacctaacccattatcatgaaacatttacctaacccattatcatggaaaatttacctaacccattatcaatttgtatcaatttgtaccataaattatggatatcaagtgcacattttgtctacaacaacatgatggctggtcacttcatgtaaaatgggaggtttgtcatgcaaatcctcctattttgcactcctatttatttggccacttcaatttagcctatagcattttcaaacattttcacataggtcctatttcataatttcactcacaaatgacaaaattaaagcatgaaattttgccaacattcatagaattcccgaaaattgtgGCGTTACACCATGAGTCATGCATGATACAAACACAAAGCAATTGGCTCATGATAAAAGTAACACTCTAGCGTAGTCCTTCTAACAATGCCTTCCTTTAGTCAACAAGCCTGAGAAGGAAAAATGGTAACAtagtaagttcaaatgaacttaatGAGTTCCAAAGGTAAATCGTACATAACATAATTGATAATACATCTAAACCTTTTTGAAGGATTCACACACATACACATAATACGCCCAATGGTGTATACAAGACACAAACATACTAAGTACGCCAACTTGCTTATCACTCAAATGTATATTGCACGCCAACTTAGTAACCTGACAAATCTATCTTCATGTCACTCTCACTCGTAATTGAATTAGAGGCATATCACTCAATCattttcacatacattcttcccTAACTCCTCATATCATTCTCATTTAGaatataacatgttttatcaTGATCATCAATCCGGTTTGCAAGATAGTTGCCCTACTGAAAGCTATACAAACGTATCTCCTCATTTCCATCACCACATTGTTGGGAAATGTGTCAATATTGTAGTAAAtatgtaactattttctatttatttgaacgatgaataaataactaaagttaatttcacatttcactattatatcttttgtattttctgtcttttatattttgcatgcatagcgaaattgtaacaagcaaatattagctcattgattgtctaaagtttGAACTGAAGATAAGTAGCATTgtaaagaacgtttacattgcaagaaagagaacttacttcagtagataatctaaatgagtccatAATCTTGTAAAAAAAATCAAactgagcatttgattcaaatattgagaaggattattatatcGTTTCAATTCCAATTGAGGAAATGATTAGTCTTGGTTATCGGAGCGATTGactccacgggtagagacatagatgtattcattggtagaatgattcATTGGACTAGactcaagatgaattaattctaaatctatttgtgaattaattcacttgtgacgcttatggtgtgatttacctaaatcttaaGTTAGTCAACGCCATacgtatgcaactcatgtgctttgatataagtggaggtttATGCTTTAAAATGATCGAACCCATAGACGGTATGTTAGGTACATGACTTTTGTATGGCATGtctttactagcaacagtggaattcatagctcaattaaagagttaatgatatcctctcattggcattttgtggattgataaatatggaatgtggTCACAGGTTGCTTGTTCTTGAACAAGTaacttatcacagtcatttgttgacattgatcatattaatcattaggaagacacaatggtgataatgagataaaatatgattgtcTTGAGTGAatagatttaactcaaaggaatcaaggatatcatatgagtgtaacattttcagaatttttggtatggccaatcaataccatatttttcttaaagtttcccatgtttcactgtttgactaatatgaccattcttcattacgaatcaaatttctcattatacagaatttaaaatatgttctcgtttattccatttgaaactagactcattaagctttaattacataatttatgcagcttctaactcatctcccacaatttatggtgattttccaaagtcacgttactgctgctgtcccaagcagatttattaccaaatcactctttcacacctaacttgcatgcttgttatttaaacatgtatatcaccaatcaatcatcacatatctatgattttacttaagtataatctccatttcatcattttaaagcacaaaatgttagccgatttttcctcttagtatctaaggcacatgcatgctcatttgtttggctcaacttcacctatcttccatttttcatcaaaagaacatgaaacaacaaccatttccttcattttaattcatgactaaatgctcacaacacaactaaaaaccaaaatatgcttcaagagttaaggtagaatcaagaagaactcatgaacatcaagatagaagcaaactaccatgaacttaccttcaattttcttccccaagtgaccgaacattcaagagctttctcctctcctttctcttctctaactttaggctatgatgaacaaatatggacaaaactttgttcttttcacccctttttcttttaataaaatttcatatttcatccatttaattctttaatacaaaagacatgaaattctaatcatggaaaatttacctaacccattatcatgaaacatttacctaacccattatcatgaaacatttacctaacccattatcatggaaaatttacctaacccattatcaatttgtatcaatttgtaccataaattatggatatcaagtgcacattttgtctacaacaacatgatggctggtcacttcatgtaaaatgggaggtttgtcatgcaaatcctcctattttgcactcctatttatttggccacttcaatttagcctatagcattttcaaacattttcacataggtcctatttcataatttcactcacaaatgacaaaattaaagcatgaaattttgccaacattcatagaATTCCGAAAATTGTGGCGTTACACCATGAGTCATGCATGATACAAACACAAAGCAATTGGCTCATGATAAAAGTAACACTCTAGCGTAGTCCTTCTAACAATGCCTTCCTTTAGTCAACAAGCCTGAGAAGGAAAAATGGTAACAtagtaagttcaaatgaacttaatGAGTTCCAAAGGTAAATCGTACATAACATAATTGATAATACATCTAAACCTTTTTGAAGGATTCACACACATACACATAATACGCCCAATGGTGTATACAAGACACAAACATACTAAGTACGCCAACTTGCTTATCACTCAAATGTATATTGCACGCCAACTTAGTAACCCAGACAAATCTATCTTCATGTCAGCTCCGTACTCAGAATTCAGAATTAGAGGCATATCACTCAATCattttcacatacattcttcccCTAACTCCTCATATCATTCTCATTTAGaatataacatgttttatcaTGATCTGTCAATCCGGTTTGCAAGATAGTTGCCCTACTGAAAGCTATACAAACGTATCTCCTCATTTCCATCACCACATTGTTGGGAAATGTGTCAATATTGTAGTAAAtatgtaactattttctatttatttgaacgatgaataaataactaaagttaatttcacatttcactattatatcttttgtattttctgtcttttatattttgcatgcatagcgaaattgtaacaagcaaatattagctcattgattgtctaaagtttGAACTGAAGATAAGTAGCATTgtaaagaacgtttacattgcaagaaagagaacttacttcagtagataatctaaatgagtccatAATCTTGTAAAAAAAATCAAactgagcatttgattcaaatattgagaaggattattatatcGTTTCAATTCCAATTGAGGAAATGATTAGTCTTGGTTatcggagcagttgactccacgggtagagacatagatgtattcattggtagaatgattcATTGGACTAGactcaagatgaattaattctaaatctatttgtgaattaattcacttgtgacgtttatggtgtgatttacctaaatcttaaGTTAGTCACTGGCCATacgtatgcaactcatgtgctttgatataagtggaggtttATGCTTTAAAAATGATCGAACCCATAGACGGTATGTTAGGTACATGACTTTTGTATGGCATGtctttactagcaacagtggaattcatagctcaattaaagagttaatgatatcctctcattggcattttgtggattgataaatatggaatgtggTCACAGGTTGCTTGTTCTTGAACAAGTaacttatcacagtcatttgttgacattgatcatattaatcattaggaagacacaatggtgataatgagataaaatatgattgtactgagtgaatagatttaactcaaaggaatcaaggatatcatatgagtgTAACACACACAAGACGAGGTCATTagacaaagcagttggatgaattgctttcgtaaaaaatatataataaggaGTTTctaatcatggtacttcttgtggactgactccatgattaagcaATTACGAATCATCAGaacgatgcttctggacataattgcaattactaaagcctgattgtatatgtctgattggtcctTTCGCTAGTTCAACAAAAATCGatcggactgcatttgaatcagaagcaaattctacgactttgggaataatttaattgaattgacttattcaatgtggaattaaattaggtggtcgtacGAATTGTTCAACtgaagaatttgattaaagaattttcttaaaaaaataatttggaaaatctaagtgattttttagaaaaattaattttgatcaagtaaaattaaattaatcaaatcaattaaaattaatatgatatttttggaagttaattttcaagtcagacaattggcctgagtaattgaacttgaaaattggacctgagatcATAAGTTGAGACTGAGAGCCCAAAACCGAGATCAAGACCCAAAAATTGATCGAACTAGGCTTGATATGTGAAACCGGGCCGATGGTCCAACCGGTGGCAAGACCAGATTGATTGGGTCATCACTAGCCCGGGCTGAACCGGCAGTAGCGGAACCAATTCAGGGTGCCATAAAGGTGTCACACCTGCATCACCGGACACGGTAATACCGGTGGCGCGACGGCTGCGTCCCGATGGCCGACGTCGGTTGGTCATCGgtggttgagcagtggaagagttacacttCTGCTAGGactctaccagagaatttgattttatattaattattccaaaataatattattttaataatttaatattaaagtgattatcgtaatattaaatttaaattaatgtttatctataagatttaatattaaatttaatctaatatttatcttgataaatattatattaatttaatattaaagtgattaagtttaatcataattgaattctctaaactctccctatataaagcgagtcttgggtcattattttcacatacttgaattcaagagaaagttgtagagagaaaattctttaaagagattattctagaaaatttctaaagatatttttctgatttataacttgacccaaaagttaagagaaattacaaaattacctaaCTGATAATTTTGGTGAAAGTTTTTCTGATTCAAAACGAGCCCACACTCAACAGATTTTAGCTTAAGGATGATTATTTATGCAAATTGgtaaattttattttggaaaaaaaataaactatggtttccctaaatttattttccgttgtgataagtgataaaagtaacatattttaatcccattcttaatgcgttttttGATGATTATTTATGCAAATTGGTGAATTTTACGGTCCTAATCCTttgaattcatgtttctatatttAGGAGAGCATTTTGGAGCAAAATGAGCGAAAATCAGACATAATGAACGAAAATTAAGAAGCcacacgggctggacacacgGCCATATGCCAGACAGTGTTGATTTCACGACTTGCATCCCAAACATGCAGAAAAAcgcaatttttaggctttctgagcattctaaagtttataaataccaaatagaagaagagagtaGGGGGCGATGAGAGAATATTGAAGAAAAAAACTCGAAGAACACCATTGGAGCCAACTCTGAACCAAATTTCCATTAAGATTGAAGACTTCCTTTTAAGttcttttgaagtttttatgagtttctttattttttgtgGTTATTCTGACTTTTAGATGTTTTTATTCgcaattatgaactaattccctagataTCTAAGGAAGATGAGCCCtatgatgaattctattattttatttctattttatgcgATAAATACTTGATTATTATTCTCGTTATGTGTGCTTatctcttgttttaatatttacgggatattaattcatgtttaatgtgcttaaatcagaggaggaaaagtctctgtttaagagtagatctagcataattgagtggagttgtatATAATTctagaaataggacaacataaatttaccagattagagtcaaatctattTGGGGAATCCATAAATAGAGTTAATGcggcaataggggttttaattagaaagaaatttcaattaatcaacctagggtcaGCTGCTCTTACTTTCATTTAGGGAGTTCTGCGAATCAAGATACCAAGTGATTAAATCGTTTAATTTAGATTCATAATAATAgataaagtctaggtggattctttcctgggtattgtttctCTTATTGGTTATTATTCGATTAATTTCATGATTCATTCTCTGTTGAGTTCTTTAGTTAGATTAATTTAGTAATCTTAGTTTAAAATAATCACTCCAATTTGTCGACTAAATAATAGGATAACAGTAATTACTAGCACGTTTAATCCTCGTTGATATGATATCTCtactcaccgtagctatactatttatcgataggtgcgcttgcctttgccATATTTTTAGTTAGTAACGGGAAAACACATCATGCTGCGTTTTCCAAACCTATTTTTTCCAACACACATATcaaatcatatcatatcatatcatcatATCAGAAACAAATGGTAGTGGCTTAAGCATGAAGAATGATGCTTCCTTTATCTCATAAACAAACTGCACTCAGATTGATGGCTTTGGATAACTATTACCCACCCAACACCACACAACATCTTTCATCCATTACAAAGGGGGATTGCTTACTtatatgaattataaaataaggaaaattaCAATACATGGAAGTAAGATGGAACTTACTTGAAACTCTAGCACAATTTACAAAACAGGTCTCTTACCTTTATCGTTTGGACCTTCATTAGCTTTTTGagctaaaatgaaaataattaaatatatcagATAATCAATCTATCAAATTTCATGCATGCAATAACCAACAACACTTAATCCAGAATTAGGAAGTTTCCTTCCTCCCACACTATATTAATATTTATGCATGCAGAACGAGAAACACGTAAATGACTTAAAAAGTAACCTACGTTTCATCAGTAATTACCAGTGAGCTGGTACTAACGTATAAGTTAGCTGAATATTGTGAACCTTTACTCTGAAGAGGTTTTTTGAACTTAGGTTTTCAAAGAGTTTCAGAGAAAATCAAGGAAGATGAAAACGTAAAGGTATTCAAAAAAACCATCGCTATCCTTATATATTTAAGCACGGAGATAAGAATTAGTGAGAAAAATCAGATAATTTTAGTAACACTCTTAGTTCCCGTGATTAAGTGCACGTAACATAATTTAAGTCTTATCATCTACAATAGTCTAGTTTCTTTCTAACTAAATCTCAACTTAACTAACCAAATTACCATTTTGAAATAATAAAGAAATCTGAACAACTGTGAACTTAGCGAGTTCACCTAAAGCATTTGGTTTGGGTGGATACTTAACAAAAGAGTTCGCCAAACCACAGAACCTGCCAAAACTAAGAGTTCGCTAAATGACACAATACATGTAATTATATACCTAGTCACAACAAacattttacttatttatatCTATCCTTATTTTACCAATTATATGCCAAATAGTAACCAGATACAGAGACTTCGCCGGGCGGGCTGTCACATTAAGGATACTAATTTGATGGAGATAGAGAAAAAGAATAAGTTGATTATACTAGAAAGCTCGTTTTTTCTCATATGATTATAATCTCAAACTTATGTATGAAGTTTATAAAACATCCTTTTTCGGCATCATGAAACTTGAACTTGTGAGCGCATAACCATTGTCAATTGGGTCCGAGTTATACTTGAACTCATGATTATTTCACTGTGGACTAGGAGCTTGAGTTGCAATGTAATGGGCTTCTAAGGTGATGGTTCCATCCCTATACGATAGATGAAATGTGTAAGTCTTCGAGCGTCATCGTATCACCGTaaactcaaacataccttaaaatTATCACAATGTTTACCTCAAACACAAACacaaataaatttttctttcaaatttccaacaccaacacacaaaaagaaaaacaatttttAGATGGAAAAAAAAAAGCATCTTACAAGGCACACTTTTAGCTCCATGGTTGCCACCTCAGCAGAAAATGCTTCCTATAGGACGCGTTTTTAGTTTCTTTCTTCAAAATCGACCTATTtcctcaaatttaaaaaaaaaacggcCTGAATCCataattaacttttaaaattagtcTTTTTATCTAATTAACCACTCTTACatctatatataattttttaaattcttaCTATTGATTCCATTCAGGTTTGATTTCAAGGCCAATTGAATAGAGATTTAGCTATAAGAATTATTGAATTGTGTCAAAGACAATAGAGGGTAGTTATCCAATATGTCTCGAAGGAGGCTAATACAATTGCACATGGTCTTGCTGGATTGATGAAATAATTTCCTGTTGGTTTACATGCTTTTCAGGATATACTTTTAATGGTAGCGGATCAATTACGAAAAAATAATTCTTTCTCTAGCTTAAGATACTATagttaatatgtaattgttattattttataaaaaaaaaaagtgtttttaaACCTAGAACCTCAATCCAAACGACATCAATGGTAAATAAGGAAGCAAAAGATTTCTAGTCCGTCGGATCCATATCGACCTGAAATATTCCAAGTTCTAACCGTCCATAACTTTCTCCGATAACCACCAATATATAAACGAAATTCTCCTTCCAAAGCGATCGCGTGTTCCTCCAGCCAGGCCGAACAAAGAAATCGATCGCTAACTCGGAGCTCCGAACCTAACCCTAATCGGACCCTACACTATATCCAAGAAGTAGAAGAACAAGATGTCAGGCGTAACCAATCAAGAGGAAGACAAGAAACCCGCTGATCAAACGGCTCACATTAATCTTAAAGTCAAAGGCCAGGTTGGAAAATTTCCCAATTCCCCCCTATTGTTTTAATAGTTTTTTCTGTGGTTTGTGGGTTTttaaatttatagtgattttttttataatacaAGAAAGATTTTatattagggttttttttttggcTAGATTTATTTGATTGGGtctattgtttaccttaaattagaaaatttatgaattaattttttaaagttattttctTTAACTGCTATAGTATGCTCATTACTTCGTTATACTATACTTGAAGAAACTTTTATTGAAATGTTGAGAGTGAACGCTTGTATGATCGTCTTTCTATTATATTTTGTGTGTTTAGAATTaaacccttttattattatttataataatgCCATCTCTATGTGCTGTTTTCGTGAATTCATGATTGTCTCTCACGGAGCACAGGCTGGTAATTCAAACAGTTTACTGCAAAGGTTATGCTTTAGTTAAAAATGGGAACGTAAGGAAAATCATGCTTCTGTGCTTGAAACACCTTGATAAGAAAGACAACATTTTGGGAACATTGTTGTTACTGTACGGTTAGATTGGATTATGTTGCAGAGCATTGCTGGGTTGAAATAATGTTTTATGTTATGTTACTCAAAATGCTTATTCATATATTTGCTTGTTATAGGATGGGAATGAAGTTTTTTTTAGGATTAAGAGAAGTACTCAACTGAAGAAGCTGATGAATGCGTACTGTGATCGACAATCAGTGGATTTCAACTCTATTGCTTTCCTGTTTGATGGCCGCCGTCTGCGAGGGGAGCAAACTCCAGATGaggtctctctctctctctctctctatatatatatatttatatgtgtaCATTGTTTTATTTGTTGTTTCTTACTTTTTATGTGTGTTTTTGTTACTACAGTTGGAAATGGAAGAAGGGGATGAAATAGATGCAATGCTACATCAAACTGGTGGTGCTATGGCCTAAGTGGCTAGTTTTTAGGTTACGTAATGCGGTAGGATTTAAACGGTAGTACTTATGAAATCAGGATCTATTAAATATAACCTCTAAAACCTATGTTGGTTGGACTCTtcgtttttctaaaaaaaatccaTGTTTGACTCTTTTAGTCGACATGGGTTTTATTCTTCTTAAAAAACAGATGGAGCGTACCCGTGTTGGGCATCTGTTTATATCCGGCATTCATCTTTGAGTCCGAGTAACATAGCATAAACTATGTGGTGCTGTCTGTTATATGCTTGGTGACTGTTTGTGGATATTTTGAGTAGTATGCATATATGGGTGTTTATGGAAAGCTGTGTTGACAAAATTCTTTTATCTGTTTTTTCTTATTGCTTCACTAATCACCATTGCCGGGCATTTCCTTAAGCTTCAGATTACTAACATCAGAACTGGCATAGGGTGTTCGATGTCACATTGATAACAGGCTAATCAATTAGAAAAGGGTTAATACTTCGCAACTTAAACTTGGTTGgtattataagatattttattttgGATTCGATTGGTATAGAATGTGATGACATTGAATCAATCACGTGTCAagtattaataaaacaaataaagatttaaaaaaataaaaactattgTGTTTTGAAAATGAAACTAGATAAACAATTATTTAGATTATATTTAGATTCTAATCATCAATTTGTTGAGATTCATTTTAGATGATttctttttagtaattttatacattttaatttttaattatgagTTTTCATGTTTATATtatcttaaaataaaattttttttaaatatataaatatttaaaaaattaaaattataaagttAAATAAACATAGATGCGATATGATATCATATGGTATAGTATTGATTGTTAGTGTCACcgtcatattttaatatattaatgtaaaggtattaaaatataataaaatttaaatttaagtactaattaaatatttttaaaatttgaattaaaaaaatcagtttgtgattttaatttttaatcagAAGTAGAGTAGATTAGAAATGTTGAGTGGTGTGAAAAGATTTAATATTGATTTTGAGAGAGaaagaaataaatgattgatgaccaaacaaaaaaaaatgaaatatatgaatagAAAAGGAGGCCttgcaacatattttaaaagctttccCAATAGCTATGCACTCAGTCTCCTGTCCACAAACTACTTGTCAATGTCAGATATCCATGTGCAAATATAATATTTCACTTTTGATTAAATTCTTAAACATTATGTATTCAATATTAAAATATGAGATataaataatgataatgataataatagcAAACATTAAATTGTATTTTTCATGATCCAAACA contains:
- the LOC108462970 gene encoding small ubiquitin-related modifier 1, with product MSGVTNQEEDKKPADQTAHINLKVKGQDGNEVFFRIKRSTQLKKLMNAYCDRQSVDFNSIAFLFDGRRLRGEQTPDELEMEEGDEIDAMLHQTGGAMA